The Saxibacter everestensis genome has a window encoding:
- the ilvD gene encoding dihydroxy-acid dehydratase, which yields MAGARALLRAAGVAGSDIGKPLVAVANSFTEFVPGHTHLAPVGRIVSEAISASGGIPREFNTIAVDDGIAMGHGGMLYSLPSRDLIADSVEYMVNAHCADALVCISNCDKITPGMLMAALRLNIPTVFVSGGPMEGGTATLVDGTVRARLNLISPMAAAADPQVSDADLLRVEENACPTCGSCSGMFTANSMNCLTEALGLALPGNGTTLATHTDRRSLYQQAGATVMDLIRAYYTGGDESALPRAIANRPAFGNAMAMDIAMGGSTNTILHLLAAAHEAGLDFTVDDIDRISRATPCLSKVAPNGPYLVEDVHRAGGVPAILGELDRAGMLSHDVRSVHSTDLRGWLNRWDVRGATPSREAITLFHAAPGGRRSATAFSQSERWEALDLDAEHGCIRSVPHAHSTDGGLAILAGNLAPDGSVVKTAGVDPARLRFTGPAVVVESQEDAVDAILGGRITAGDVLVVRYEGPRGGPGMQEMLYPTSFLKGRGLGDVCALVTDGRFSGGSSGLAIGHVSPEAAAGGPIALVEDGDLITIDIRARRITLDVDSDDLETRRAAIVAANGYQPQNRTRPVSNALRAYAAFAQSADKGAVRLVTALGQEATQASG from the coding sequence ATGGCAGGAGCTCGCGCGCTTCTCCGTGCGGCCGGCGTCGCCGGGTCGGATATCGGCAAGCCTCTGGTCGCCGTCGCGAACAGCTTTACCGAGTTCGTCCCCGGCCACACTCACCTCGCCCCCGTGGGGCGCATCGTCTCGGAGGCGATCTCTGCGTCCGGTGGCATCCCTCGGGAGTTCAACACGATAGCGGTCGACGACGGAATCGCGATGGGGCACGGCGGCATGCTCTACTCGTTGCCCTCGCGCGATCTGATCGCTGACTCCGTTGAGTACATGGTGAACGCGCACTGCGCCGACGCGCTGGTGTGCATCTCGAACTGCGACAAGATCACCCCCGGTATGCTCATGGCCGCCCTGCGGCTCAACATCCCCACCGTCTTCGTCTCCGGCGGACCGATGGAGGGCGGCACGGCGACGCTCGTCGACGGCACGGTGCGCGCACGGCTGAACCTGATCTCGCCGATGGCGGCCGCCGCCGACCCACAGGTCTCCGACGCGGACCTGCTCCGCGTCGAGGAGAACGCCTGCCCGACCTGCGGATCGTGCTCGGGAATGTTCACGGCCAACTCGATGAACTGCCTCACCGAGGCACTGGGCTTGGCCCTGCCTGGCAACGGCACCACCCTTGCCACCCACACCGATCGCCGCTCCCTGTACCAGCAGGCCGGCGCCACCGTTATGGACCTCATCCGCGCCTACTACACCGGGGGTGATGAGTCAGCGCTGCCCCGCGCAATCGCGAATCGGCCCGCCTTCGGCAATGCCATGGCCATGGACATCGCCATGGGCGGATCGACCAACACGATCCTGCACCTCCTGGCCGCCGCACACGAGGCGGGACTCGACTTCACCGTCGACGACATCGACCGGATTTCCCGCGCGACCCCGTGCCTGAGCAAAGTCGCACCCAACGGTCCCTACCTCGTCGAGGACGTCCACCGCGCCGGCGGCGTCCCGGCGATTCTCGGCGAGCTCGACCGAGCGGGGATGCTCAGCCACGACGTCCGCTCCGTGCACAGCACTGACCTGCGCGGCTGGCTCAACCGGTGGGACGTGCGCGGCGCCACGCCCAGCCGGGAGGCGATCACGCTGTTCCATGCTGCCCCCGGAGGACGCCGCTCCGCCACTGCATTCTCCCAATCCGAGCGATGGGAGGCGCTCGATCTGGACGCCGAGCACGGGTGCATTCGCTCCGTCCCGCACGCACACAGCACCGACGGCGGTCTCGCCATCCTCGCCGGAAACCTCGCCCCCGACGGGAGCGTCGTCAAGACCGCAGGCGTGGACCCCGCACGCTTGCGGTTCACCGGCCCTGCCGTCGTCGTGGAATCGCAGGAGGACGCCGTCGACGCAATCCTCGGCGGCCGGATCACGGCCGGGGACGTCCTCGTCGTTCGGTACGAGGGACCACGCGGCGGACCGGGAATGCAGGAGATGCTGTACCCGACGTCATTCCTCAAAGGCCGCGGGCTCGGGGATGTCTGCGCGCTCGTCACCGACGGCCGCTTCTCCGGCGGCAGCTCCGGGCTCGCCATCGGTCACGTCTCACCCGAGGCAGCCGCCGGCGGACCCATCGCGCTCGTCGAAGACGGCGACCTCATCACCATCGACATCCGCGCTCGACGCATCACCCTCGATGTCGACAGCGACGACCTGGAGACCCGCCGAGCCGCCATCGTCGCGGCAAACGGCTACCAACCCCAAAACAGAACCAGGCCAGTGAGCAACGCGCTGCGTGCCTACGCTGCATTCGCCCAATCCGCCGACAAGGGCGCTGTCCGCCTCGTCACCGCGCTGGGCCAGGAAGCTACGCAGGCATCCGGATAA
- a CDS encoding GOLPH3/VPS74 family protein codes for MNGETVQGEMLIVEDLMLLLLDDATGSIAVAGTLFYTLGGAMLVDLALRGQVEFDDTRAGSSGAKVHAVAGDPPSDPLLQSALARVARRPRDVQTLLLEVGAGLYDPVIDRLLERGLIRRDSKRALSVFRMTSLTINDTRHEAELLERVRAVLEDGESPDARTAAMIGLLSSSGALPTLHPAITWTTAVHERAKDLRTAAGRPPP; via the coding sequence GTGAACGGCGAAACGGTGCAGGGCGAGATGTTGATCGTCGAGGACCTGATGCTGCTGTTGCTCGACGACGCCACGGGATCGATCGCCGTGGCGGGAACCCTGTTCTACACCCTCGGTGGTGCAATGCTGGTCGACTTAGCACTCCGTGGCCAGGTCGAGTTCGATGACACCCGTGCAGGGTCGAGCGGCGCCAAGGTGCATGCAGTCGCGGGTGATCCGCCCTCGGATCCACTGTTGCAATCCGCTCTCGCGAGAGTCGCACGGCGACCCCGGGACGTCCAGACGCTGCTGCTCGAGGTCGGCGCCGGCCTCTATGACCCTGTGATCGACCGGCTCCTGGAGCGCGGCCTCATCCGTCGAGATAGCAAGCGCGCGCTGAGTGTGTTTCGGATGACGAGCCTGACGATCAACGACACGCGGCACGAGGCCGAGCTCCTGGAGAGGGTGCGCGCCGTGCTGGAGGACGGCGAGAGCCCGGATGCCCGTACCGCGGCGATGATCGGGCTGCTGTCCTCGAGCGGCGCCCTGCCGACCCTCCACCCAGCTATCACGTGGACGACAGCAGTCCACGAGCGTGCGAAGGACTTGAGAACGGCAGCTGGTCGGCCACCGCCGTGA
- a CDS encoding aminotransferase class I/II-fold pyridoxal phosphate-dependent enzyme encodes MPHADTSTDDRTFHAPAEGASNAPAEGARPARAEGASDTPAEAADPARAEGAGPASSSGTTQQATPYADALRRYAAGRPLQLMVPGHGGTDAGISGRLADFIGEKALHLDIPMLLDGIDLGPGSPFSQSLALAAEAWGARRTWFLTNGASQANRIAALAARGLGQHVVSQRSAHSSFSDGVLLAGLSPSFVLPTVDARNGIAHGVSPQVLDEALVAAAQAGQPASAVYVVSPSYFGSVSDIRGLSEVAHAHGAPLIVDGAWGPHFGFHPDLPESPARLGADLVVSSTHKLAGSLTQSAMLHLGEGPFADVLEPLVERAFTMTASTSSSALLMGSLDIARQGLATGKDAIGQSIEATQRFREILRADPRFGVVSDTFDRYPDIAGIDLLRVPIDLSANGVSGHWVRNQLIDVHGIYFEMSTATTLVAVVGPGKTPDFDRAYRALVEVVESAEAEAERVAHRGEETFPALPDPGLLRMRPRDSFFAETDVVPAAEAVGRVSADALAAYPPGIPNVMPGEEITAQAVAFLEAVAASPTGYVRGAVDPLVTRFRVVRES; translated from the coding sequence ATGCCGCACGCCGACACTTCCACCGACGACCGTACGTTCCACGCCCCCGCTGAGGGAGCCAGCAATGCTCCCGCTGAGGGAGCCAGACCTGCCCGCGCCGAGGGAGCCAGCGATACCCCCGCTGAGGCAGCCGACCCTGCCCGCGCCGAGGGAGCCGGCCCAGCGTCGAGCAGCGGCACGACACAGCAGGCAACTCCCTATGCCGACGCGCTCCGGCGCTACGCGGCAGGGCGCCCGCTCCAGCTCATGGTGCCCGGCCACGGCGGGACAGACGCGGGGATCAGCGGCCGGCTCGCCGACTTCATCGGCGAAAAGGCTTTGCACCTCGACATCCCGATGCTGCTGGACGGCATCGACCTCGGCCCAGGCTCGCCATTCAGCCAGTCGCTCGCTCTGGCCGCCGAGGCCTGGGGAGCGCGTCGTACCTGGTTCCTGACCAACGGGGCATCGCAGGCCAATCGGATCGCGGCGCTCGCCGCGCGCGGCCTCGGCCAGCACGTCGTGTCGCAGCGCAGTGCGCACTCGAGCTTCAGCGACGGAGTGCTGCTCGCCGGGCTGAGCCCATCGTTCGTACTGCCCACGGTGGATGCGCGAAACGGGATCGCCCATGGCGTCTCGCCCCAGGTGCTCGACGAAGCGCTCGTCGCGGCGGCTCAGGCTGGCCAACCGGCCTCGGCTGTCTACGTCGTCTCGCCGAGCTACTTCGGCTCGGTCTCCGACATTCGCGGGCTCTCGGAGGTCGCACACGCCCATGGCGCTCCGCTTATCGTCGATGGCGCCTGGGGCCCGCACTTCGGCTTCCATCCGGATCTGCCGGAGTCGCCCGCGCGTCTCGGCGCCGACCTGGTGGTCTCCAGCACCCACAAACTCGCCGGATCGCTGACCCAGTCGGCGATGCTGCATCTCGGCGAGGGGCCATTCGCCGACGTGCTGGAACCGCTCGTCGAGCGCGCGTTCACCATGACCGCCTCGACGTCGTCGAGCGCACTTCTGATGGGGTCGCTCGACATTGCGCGCCAGGGGCTCGCGACCGGCAAGGACGCAATCGGGCAGTCGATCGAGGCCACCCAGCGCTTCCGGGAGATCCTTCGAGCGGATCCGCGTTTCGGCGTAGTCAGCGACACCTTCGACCGGTATCCCGATATCGCCGGCATCGACCTGCTGCGCGTTCCGATCGACCTGTCGGCCAACGGGGTCAGCGGTCACTGGGTGCGAAATCAGCTGATCGACGTGCACGGGATCTACTTTGAGATGTCGACGGCGACCACGCTCGTCGCGGTCGTCGGCCCAGGTAAAACCCCTGACTTCGATCGGGCGTACCGAGCACTGGTCGAGGTGGTCGAGTCGGCGGAGGCCGAGGCGGAACGGGTGGCTCATCGCGGCGAGGAAACCTTCCCCGCGCTGCCCGATCCCGGTCTGCTGCGGATGCGGCCCCGTGACAGCTTCTTCGCCGAGACCGACGTTGTACCCGCGGCCGAGGCCGTGGGGCGGGTTTCAGCTGACGCGCTGGCCGCCTACCCGCCCGGAATCCCCAATGTCATGCCCGGCGAGGAGATCACGGCCCAGGCGGTCGCGTTCCTCGAAGCGGTCGCTGCGTCACCCACCGGCTATGTGCGCGGGGCTGTCGATCCGCTCGTCACCCGCTTCCGGGTGGTGCGCGAGAGTTAA
- a CDS encoding flavin reductase family protein, which produces MAVQLQKQTADMQLALRQALSLFPTGVVAACALIDGSPVGMSMNSFTSVSLDPPLVSICVARTSTTWPILKTSDRLGLSVLGAQQSALCRRLASRSQERFESGEWQARESGAVLLNDATLWLECEQYASVDGGDHEVILLEVVDSELFPDVKPLIFHQSKFHELQAH; this is translated from the coding sequence ATGGCAGTTCAGTTGCAGAAGCAGACAGCGGACATGCAGCTGGCCCTGCGTCAGGCGCTATCGCTCTTTCCCACCGGGGTCGTCGCTGCGTGCGCGCTCATCGACGGATCGCCGGTTGGCATGTCGATGAATTCGTTCACCTCGGTTTCCCTGGATCCGCCGCTCGTGAGCATTTGCGTCGCTCGGACGTCGACCACATGGCCGATACTCAAGACGAGCGATCGCTTGGGATTGAGCGTTCTTGGCGCGCAGCAGAGCGCGCTGTGCCGCCGTTTGGCCTCGCGCTCCCAGGAGCGTTTCGAGTCGGGGGAGTGGCAGGCACGCGAGTCCGGCGCGGTCCTCCTCAACGACGCGACGCTGTGGCTGGAGTGCGAGCAGTACGCTTCCGTCGATGGCGGAGACCATGAGGTGATTCTGCTAGAAGTCGTCGATTCGGAGCTGTTCCCCGACGTGAAGCCGCTGATCTTCCATCAGAGTAAGTTCCATGAACTTCAAGCGCATTAG
- a CDS encoding helix-turn-helix transcriptional regulator has translation MSDEARRTELGDFLRSRRGSLARQDFGLPELARQRTGGLRREEVATFAGVSVTWFTWLEQGRDVHPSRQVLTALARALRLTESESNYLLSLGGFVPSTPSAADGGDVAPPHTQRLLDSLWYPAFAVASDWTIAGWNRAYAALYSRVETLAREDRNLLWLVFTDPHLRDMLPNWEADSRHFVAEFRAESGPLLGSNAHSTLIARVSEASAEFREQWQDLGVERFASRRRRFHHPQAGVLEFEHHRLVPSDHPDLHIVVYLPDHGSSTADWFQNPG, from the coding sequence ATGAGCGATGAGGCCCGTCGAACCGAGCTTGGCGATTTCCTCCGCAGCCGCCGCGGTTCCCTGGCCCGACAGGATTTCGGCCTACCGGAGCTGGCGCGGCAGCGCACGGGTGGGCTGCGCCGGGAAGAGGTCGCGACCTTCGCCGGGGTCAGCGTCACTTGGTTCACCTGGCTGGAGCAGGGCCGCGATGTCCATCCCTCACGCCAGGTGCTCACCGCGCTTGCCCGGGCGTTGCGGTTGACAGAGTCCGAGTCGAACTACCTGCTGTCGTTGGGCGGGTTTGTGCCGAGCACGCCCTCGGCGGCTGACGGTGGCGACGTCGCACCTCCTCATACGCAACGCCTGCTCGACAGCCTTTGGTATCCCGCGTTCGCGGTCGCCTCGGACTGGACGATCGCAGGCTGGAACCGCGCCTACGCGGCGCTCTACTCCCGTGTCGAGACGCTCGCACGGGAGGACCGGAACCTGCTCTGGCTAGTTTTCACCGACCCGCACCTGCGCGACATGCTGCCCAACTGGGAGGCTGACAGCAGGCACTTCGTCGCGGAGTTCCGTGCCGAATCCGGTCCGCTTCTCGGCTCGAACGCCCACTCCACCCTCATCGCACGTGTGAGCGAGGCCAGCGCCGAGTTCCGCGAGCAATGGCAAGACCTCGGCGTGGAACGCTTCGCCTCCCGCCGCCGCCGGTTCCACCACCCGCAGGCCGGGGTGCTGGAGTTCGAACACCACCGCCTCGTCCCCTCTGACCACCCCGACTTGCACATCGTCGTTTACCTCCCTGATCACGGGAGCAGTACCGCGGACTGGTTCCAAAATCCCGGTTGA
- a CDS encoding amino acid permease, which yields MATLRQQLFRVKPVPRDGGESGSQLKRSIGLFQLTLIGVGGTIGTGIFFILSEAVPIAGPAVIWSFLIAGLVAGLAVLCYAELAGSVPVSGSSYSYAYSTLGEMPAMGVAACLLLEYGVSTAAVAVGWSQYVNQLFNNVFGFRLPDAFSFAPEEGGIINLPAIILIALCALLLIRGTAHSAVTNTVMVIIKVVVLIFFAAVGFTGWNADHFANFAPFGLAGVMTGAGVIFFSFVGLDAVATAGDEAKDPRRNLPIALIAALITVTGVYVLVAIAALGAQASGEFEGQSAGLSAILENIVGASWPGTVVAAGAVISIFSVTLVTLYGQTRILFAMSRDGMAPKVFQKVNPRTMTPVANTVIVSIVVAILAGLIPINFLAEMTSIGTLAAFLVVSIAVIVLRRREPDLERKFKVPGYPVVPILSIIGCLWIIKDLRPITIIVFVIWTALVLVWYFFTGRKNSVLGQQQAALEVSR from the coding sequence ATGGCGACACTGCGACAACAGCTCTTTCGGGTGAAACCCGTCCCGAGAGACGGGGGCGAGAGCGGCAGCCAGCTGAAGCGGAGCATCGGCCTGTTTCAGCTCACACTGATCGGAGTCGGCGGCACCATCGGCACCGGAATCTTCTTCATCCTCTCCGAGGCAGTGCCGATCGCGGGTCCCGCCGTGATCTGGTCGTTCCTGATCGCGGGTCTTGTCGCCGGCCTGGCGGTGCTGTGCTACGCGGAGCTTGCGGGCAGTGTTCCGGTATCGGGATCGTCCTACTCGTACGCCTACAGCACGCTTGGCGAGATGCCGGCGATGGGCGTCGCCGCCTGCCTGTTGCTCGAGTACGGAGTGTCCACTGCCGCGGTTGCCGTCGGGTGGTCGCAGTACGTGAATCAGCTGTTCAACAACGTTTTCGGCTTCCGGCTGCCCGATGCGTTTTCCTTCGCTCCGGAAGAGGGCGGAATCATCAACCTTCCGGCCATCATCCTGATTGCGCTCTGCGCACTGTTGCTGATTCGCGGCACGGCCCACTCTGCGGTCACGAACACTGTGATGGTCATCATCAAGGTAGTCGTGCTGATCTTCTTCGCTGCGGTAGGGTTCACCGGCTGGAACGCGGATCACTTTGCCAACTTCGCGCCATTCGGCCTCGCCGGAGTGATGACCGGCGCCGGTGTCATCTTCTTCTCGTTCGTCGGACTCGACGCAGTCGCGACCGCCGGCGACGAGGCGAAGGACCCGCGTCGCAACCTTCCGATCGCCCTGATCGCCGCGCTCATCACGGTGACCGGCGTGTACGTGCTCGTCGCCATCGCCGCCCTTGGTGCGCAGGCCTCCGGCGAGTTCGAGGGGCAGTCGGCCGGCCTGTCCGCGATCCTCGAGAACATTGTCGGCGCGTCCTGGCCGGGCACCGTGGTCGCTGCCGGTGCTGTGATCTCGATCTTCAGCGTCACCCTCGTCACGTTGTACGGACAGACCCGCATCCTGTTCGCGATGTCCCGCGATGGGATGGCGCCGAAGGTCTTTCAGAAGGTTAATCCGCGCACCATGACCCCGGTCGCGAACACCGTGATCGTGTCGATCGTTGTCGCGATTCTCGCTGGCCTGATCCCGATCAACTTCCTTGCCGAGATGACGAGCATCGGCACCCTCGCCGCATTCCTCGTGGTCTCGATCGCGGTGATCGTGCTCCGCCGCCGCGAACCGGACCTGGAACGCAAGTTCAAGGTTCCCGGCTATCCGGTGGTCCCGATCCTGTCCATCATCGGCTGCCTCTGGATCATCAAGGACCTGCGTCCGATCACGATCATCGTCTTCGTGATCTGGACTGCGCTCGTGCTGGTCTGGTACTTCTTCACCGGACGCAAGAATTCGGTGCTCGGGCAGCAGCAGGCGGCCCTCGAGGTGTCGCGATGA
- a CDS encoding riboflavin kinase: MILPAGPASFGGLIVGGHGRGRGLGFPTANIYVIGDSGVPVDGVYSCIVALASRDSTFGATTSIGRNPTFSDVQERRIEAYIHDLSDDIYGERIDVWVIERLREMDRFDSVDELVRQTGRDIERSRVRLREV; this comes from the coding sequence ATGATTCTTCCGGCTGGCCCCGCCTCATTTGGCGGTCTCATCGTCGGCGGCCACGGCCGGGGGCGAGGCTTAGGGTTTCCGACCGCGAACATCTACGTCATTGGCGATTCGGGCGTTCCCGTCGACGGTGTCTACTCCTGCATTGTGGCTTTGGCATCACGCGATTCCACGTTTGGCGCGACTACGAGCATAGGACGCAACCCGACGTTCAGCGATGTCCAGGAGCGGCGCATCGAAGCATACATCCATGACCTCAGCGATGACATCTACGGCGAGCGGATCGACGTGTGGGTCATCGAGCGCTTAAGAGAAATGGACCGTTTCGATTCGGTTGATGAGCTCGTTCGGCAAACGGGACGGGACATCGAGCGCTCGCGAGTGCGACTGCGGGAGGTCTAG
- a CDS encoding LysR family transcriptional regulator — translation MLDLRQLEALRAVSLEGSVARAATHLGWSQPTVDYHLKNLDRLVGTSLLRRSTRGSTLTSAGSLMLERANEILTLAERAVVDVRDLAEMGHVRLRFGTFPTAAARLLPSIVSKLAELGIEIDATLEEVGLLVTHVNHRELDAVLVYSVPGYELPFRGDVTTTEVLRDPLQLALPESHPLAARDTIDRATLVTLSDERWLLGATRGDPLDTVVIDAFADAGHSLDVAIRTDDFSVMLGMIAAGMVIGLVPRLASGSTHPGVALRPIDDPAFARSIQIAAPSEGPGREPSTAVRQLANAVRQSVGALG, via the coding sequence ATGCTAGATCTGCGCCAGCTCGAGGCGCTTCGCGCGGTCAGTCTCGAGGGCTCCGTCGCCCGGGCGGCAACCCATCTCGGCTGGAGCCAGCCTACCGTCGACTACCACTTGAAGAACCTGGACCGCCTGGTCGGCACCTCGCTACTGCGACGCTCAACCCGCGGCAGCACGCTGACGTCGGCCGGGTCGCTGATGCTCGAACGAGCAAATGAGATCCTCACCCTGGCCGAGCGGGCTGTGGTCGACGTCCGAGACCTGGCCGAGATGGGACACGTACGGCTGCGCTTCGGCACATTCCCCACAGCAGCAGCGCGCCTGCTGCCCTCGATCGTGTCGAAGCTCGCAGAACTCGGCATCGAGATCGATGCCACGCTCGAAGAGGTCGGGCTGCTCGTTACTCACGTCAACCATCGAGAACTCGACGCCGTGCTGGTCTACTCGGTGCCTGGCTACGAGCTGCCGTTCCGCGGCGACGTAACCACCACCGAGGTGCTGCGCGACCCATTGCAACTCGCGCTGCCAGAGTCGCACCCCCTCGCCGCGCGCGACACCATCGACCGCGCAACGCTTGTCACCCTGAGCGATGAGCGTTGGCTGCTCGGCGCCACCCGCGGCGACCCGTTGGACACCGTCGTGATCGATGCTTTTGCCGATGCCGGGCACAGCCTCGACGTCGCCATCCGCACCGATGATTTCTCGGTCATGCTCGGCATGATCGCGGCCGGCATGGTGATCGGGCTCGTGCCGCGGCTCGCGAGCGGCTCCACCCACCCAGGCGTCGCCCTGCGGCCGATCGACGATCCGGCGTTCGCCCGGTCGATCCAGATCGCCGCTCCCAGCGAAGGCCCCGGTCGCGAGCCCTCGACCGCCGTGCGGCAGCTGGCGAACGCAGTGCGGCAGTCGGTCGGCGCGCTGGGCTGA
- a CDS encoding PadR family transcriptional regulator, with amino-acid sequence MSNTTRLVVLGAVHQFQPVHGYFLRRELLSWHVDEWANIQPGSIYNALRSLKNDGYVQESGTETEGNRPERTTYKTTPEGDVEFFKLLRKALWTVETFDLKPVMALTSFMYWLSRKEVIDALEHRIREIDTRIVSNQYNIVDVARSASTPSYVREIFELSIGRLRGEQQWTVELRERLLDGAYTFAGEADA; translated from the coding sequence TTGTCAAACACCACTCGCCTCGTCGTACTGGGCGCCGTGCATCAATTCCAGCCGGTGCACGGCTACTTCTTGCGCCGTGAGCTCTTGTCCTGGCACGTCGACGAATGGGCGAACATCCAGCCTGGCTCGATTTACAACGCTCTCCGCTCGCTGAAGAACGACGGCTATGTTCAGGAGTCGGGCACCGAGACCGAGGGCAACCGGCCTGAACGCACGACGTACAAGACAACGCCGGAAGGAGACGTCGAGTTCTTCAAGCTGCTGCGCAAGGCTCTGTGGACGGTGGAGACCTTCGACCTGAAACCGGTCATGGCGCTGACGTCGTTTATGTACTGGCTCAGTCGCAAGGAAGTCATCGACGCGCTTGAGCACCGAATCCGAGAGATCGATACCCGGATTGTGAGCAACCAGTACAACATCGTCGACGTCGCTCGCTCGGCTTCGACGCCCTCGTACGTTCGAGAGATCTTTGAGTTGTCGATCGGGCGGTTACGTGGCGAACAGCAATGGACGGTCGAGCTCCGCGAGAGGTTACTGGACGGCGCGTACACGTTTGCTGGCGAAGCCGACGCCTGA
- a CDS encoding small multidrug efflux protein, producing MNDNPVANLIIQFQEIVAQVPDPLQPLIVAAAGAVPFIEGEGATLIGVVGGLHPVVAALAAATGNLLCVVVVVLLGARARGAIVQRAGRDKAGQDKKEKPRSKGRERFQRWFVRFGVPGASLLGPLAIPTQFTAATLVASGVSTGRVILWQAIAIVLWAAAVTAAITGAIAIAT from the coding sequence ATGAACGACAATCCCGTTGCAAACCTGATCATCCAATTCCAGGAGATCGTCGCTCAGGTGCCCGACCCGCTGCAGCCGCTCATCGTCGCGGCGGCCGGCGCGGTCCCCTTCATCGAGGGGGAGGGGGCGACGCTCATCGGGGTCGTTGGTGGCCTTCATCCGGTCGTCGCCGCATTGGCGGCAGCGACGGGAAACCTGTTGTGCGTTGTCGTCGTGGTGCTTCTCGGCGCCCGCGCCCGTGGCGCAATCGTGCAGCGGGCCGGCCGAGACAAAGCCGGCCAAGACAAAAAGGAGAAGCCGCGATCCAAGGGCCGCGAGCGATTCCAGCGCTGGTTCGTCCGATTCGGCGTTCCCGGGGCTAGCCTGCTGGGCCCGCTCGCCATTCCGACCCAGTTCACTGCCGCGACTCTCGTTGCCTCCGGTGTGTCGACCGGGCGGGTCATCCTCTGGCAGGCGATCGCGATCGTGCTGTGGGCGGCCGCGGTGACCGCGGCAATCACGGGTGCCATCGCCATCGCTACCTGA
- a CDS encoding MerR family transcriptional regulator, translating into MPWSTRQIAELAGTTVKAVRHYHQVGLLEEPERAVNGYKRYEVAHLIRLLRIKRLIDLGVPLSQIAAMGAAEEHPEEALRLLDAELGASIERLQRVRAELAVILRHQAPIDLPPGFSKVAGDLSDADRALVLIYSRVFEPTAMDSLHDLLASPRSSADEDFDALRADADEATRQELAERFAPQIRRLTVEHPWLEKPALRAQYGSASGESIVVQAIADLYNPAQLDVLQRVHRILQGEAESDSDQ; encoded by the coding sequence GTGCCATGGAGCACCCGTCAGATCGCTGAACTCGCCGGCACCACGGTGAAGGCGGTTCGGCACTATCACCAGGTCGGTCTACTCGAGGAGCCCGAACGCGCGGTCAATGGGTATAAGCGCTATGAAGTTGCGCATTTGATCCGGCTGCTGCGAATCAAGCGGCTGATTGATCTCGGCGTGCCGCTGTCCCAGATCGCTGCCATGGGAGCGGCGGAGGAACACCCGGAGGAGGCGCTGCGGTTACTTGATGCCGAACTCGGAGCCAGCATCGAGCGACTGCAAAGGGTCAGAGCCGAACTCGCGGTGATCCTTCGCCACCAGGCGCCGATCGACCTGCCGCCGGGATTCAGCAAGGTTGCCGGCGATCTCAGTGACGCCGACCGCGCACTCGTCCTGATCTACTCCCGGGTGTTCGAACCGACGGCGATGGACAGTCTTCACGACTTGCTGGCGTCTCCCCGAAGTTCCGCGGACGAGGATTTCGACGCACTGCGCGCCGATGCTGACGAGGCCACCCGGCAAGAGCTGGCAGAGCGTTTCGCCCCGCAGATCCGTCGCCTCACAGTGGAGCACCCCTGGCTCGAAAAACCAGCCCTTCGCGCGCAGTACGGATCGGCATCCGGCGAGAGCATCGTCGTCCAGGCGATCGCCGATCTGTACAACCCGGCTCAACTCGATGTGCTCCAGCGGGTGCATCGGATCCTGCAGGGCGAGGCGGAGAGCGATTCGGACCAGTGA